Proteins encoded by one window of Cystobacter ferrugineus:
- a CDS encoding methylmalonyl-CoA mutase family protein, translating into MSQVPLHIATDFPAPSVDDWRRLVDKDLKGKPFTSLQSSLEGGLTLRPLYTQQDAAGTPPPEPPGVAPYVRGTHALGLTEGGWLVCQEYSEPDVALASEAIRVDLERGALGVWLCLGESRGIRVADLASLERLLAHVPLAKTPVYLEPEAKPLSFAHLLLQAAEKARVPREKLRGCLGLDPLGALARTEALASKPGVEWDGEAVSLVKSLRQEAPGLRALLVSTRLYADAGATSVHELAWAIATGVEYLRTLERAGVPPEDAARSIQFALSVGGQFFPEIAKLRAARLLWSKVVAASGGSPEAQAMVLHARTASATKTQRDPWVNILRATAESFAAVVGGADSVSTSPFDEALGTPDASARRLARNTQLILRDESSLNRVADPAGGSYYLEQLTGEFARAAWAELRRIEGLGGMARALATGEVARVLDETRAARDKAVRTRRLPIVGVSEFPHLGEAPVRREARPLVPGNPALRPTRVAETFEALRDASDRYLLTHGVRPRAFMASLGTVAEHTTRSTWIANALAVGGIEVQEHHGFPDAAAAAELFAGSGAALAVISGPDALYPEWVPALCAALKARGARGVAVAGRPGDHEAAFRAAGVELFIYAGADLFALLSSLHQQLGVA; encoded by the coding sequence ATGTCGCAAGTGCCTCTTCACATCGCCACGGACTTCCCAGCTCCCTCGGTGGACGACTGGCGCCGGCTCGTGGACAAGGACCTGAAGGGCAAGCCCTTCACGTCGCTCCAGTCGTCGCTCGAGGGCGGCCTGACGCTGCGGCCCCTGTACACGCAGCAGGACGCGGCCGGCACCCCTCCGCCCGAGCCTCCCGGCGTCGCCCCCTACGTGCGCGGCACCCATGCGCTCGGCCTCACCGAGGGGGGCTGGCTCGTCTGCCAGGAGTACTCCGAGCCGGACGTGGCACTCGCCTCCGAGGCCATCCGCGTGGACCTGGAGCGCGGGGCCCTCGGCGTGTGGTTGTGCCTCGGCGAGTCGCGGGGAATCCGCGTGGCGGACCTGGCCTCCCTCGAGCGGCTGCTCGCCCATGTCCCGCTCGCGAAGACGCCCGTGTATCTCGAGCCGGAGGCGAAGCCGCTCTCCTTCGCGCACCTGCTGTTGCAGGCCGCGGAGAAGGCCCGGGTCCCGCGCGAGAAGCTTCGGGGCTGTCTCGGTCTCGATCCGCTCGGCGCCCTGGCGCGCACGGAGGCGCTGGCCTCCAAGCCGGGGGTGGAGTGGGACGGCGAGGCGGTGTCCCTCGTCAAGTCGCTGCGCCAGGAGGCGCCGGGTCTGCGCGCGCTGCTCGTCTCGACGCGCCTCTACGCCGACGCGGGCGCCACGTCCGTGCACGAGCTGGCGTGGGCCATCGCCACGGGCGTGGAGTACCTGCGGACGCTGGAGCGCGCGGGCGTGCCCCCCGAGGACGCGGCGCGCTCCATCCAGTTCGCCCTGTCCGTCGGGGGCCAGTTCTTCCCGGAGATCGCCAAACTGCGCGCGGCGCGGCTGCTGTGGTCCAAGGTCGTCGCCGCCTCGGGGGGCTCGCCCGAGGCACAGGCCATGGTGCTGCACGCGCGCACCGCGAGCGCCACCAAGACCCAGCGCGACCCGTGGGTGAACATCCTGCGCGCCACCGCCGAGTCGTTCGCCGCCGTGGTGGGCGGCGCGGACAGCGTGAGCACCTCGCCCTTCGACGAGGCGCTCGGGACGCCGGACGCGAGCGCCCGCCGCCTCGCGCGCAACACGCAGCTCATCCTGCGCGACGAGTCGAGCCTCAACCGGGTGGCCGACCCCGCCGGGGGCAGCTACTACCTCGAGCAGCTCACCGGGGAGTTCGCCCGCGCGGCATGGGCGGAGCTGCGGCGCATCGAGGGGCTGGGCGGGATGGCCCGGGCGCTCGCCACGGGGGAGGTGGCCCGGGTGCTCGACGAGACGCGCGCCGCGCGGGACAAGGCCGTGCGCACGCGCCGCCTGCCCATCGTGGGCGTGAGCGAGTTCCCCCACCTGGGCGAGGCGCCCGTGCGCCGCGAGGCCCGTCCGCTCGTTCCGGGCAACCCGGCGCTGCGCCCCACGCGGGTGGCCGAGACGTTCGAGGCGCTGCGGGACGCGAGCGACCGCTACCTCCTCACGCACGGCGTGCGGCCGCGCGCCTTCATGGCCAGCCTGGGCACGGTGGCCGAGCACACCACGCGCTCGACGTGGATCGCCAATGCGCTGGCCGTCGGCGGCATCGAGGTCCAGGAGCACCACGGCTTTCCGGACGCGGCCGCCGCGGCGGAGCTCTTCGCTGGCTCCGGTGCCGCGCTCGCGGTCATCTCCGGCCCGGACGCGCTCTACCCGGAATGGGTGCCCGCGCTGTGCGCCGCGCTCAAGGCCCGAGGCGCCCGGGGGGTGGCGGTCGCGGGCCGTCCCGGTGACCACGAGGCCGCGTTCCGCGCGGCGGGCGTGGAGCTCTTCATCTACGCGGGGGCGGACCTGTTCGCGCTCCTGTCCTCACTGCACCAGCAGCTCGGAGTGGCCTGA